The Solicola gregarius DNA window GACATCCATATCGACTGGGAGGCAGCGAAATGACCATCCGAGTGTTGCTCGTCGACGACGAGTACCTCATCCGAAGCGGGCTCCGCGCGATCGTCGACTCCGAGGACGATCTCGAGGTGGTCGCCGAGGCCTCTGACGGCACGGAGGTGCTGCCGCTCGTGCGCTCGCTTCGCCCCGACGTCGTGATGATGGACGTACGCATGCCGACCATGAACGGCATCGACACGACCCGGATGCTCATCGACAAGCTCGACGATCCACCGGCGATCCTGGTTGTCACGACGTACGAGAACGACGAGTACGTGTACGACGCGCTGCGGGTCGGCGCCCGTGGCTTCGTGCTCAAGCGCATCACGCCGGAGGGGCTGATCGAGGCGATCCGGGTGGTGGCGAAGGGCGAGTCGTTGCTGTTCCCGGCGGCCGTACGCCAGCTCGTCGCCGCGCAGGCCGATAAGCGCAAGAAGCGTGAGCTACCGGCACTGACCGACCGAGAGGGTGAGATCCTGCGGCTGATGGCGACCGGCGCATCCAACGCCGAGATCGCCAAGGAGCTCTACATCACTGTCGAAACGGTCAAGACCCATGTCGGCAACGTGCTCGCCAAGCTCGGCGCCCGCGACCGTACGCAGGCCGTGATCGCGGCGTACGAGTCGGGCTTCGTGGAGGCCTGACTCCGCGTCGCGCCGCGGGTCAGGTGCGCAGGTACGCGAGCACGGCGAGTACGCGGCGGTGGCCCGACGCCTCCGGGGGAGGTCGAGCTTGGTCATGATGCTGCCGATGTGCTTGGCGACGGCAGCGTCGCTCACCACGAGGCTCGCGGCGATCTCGACGTTGGAGCGGCCCTCGGCCATCAGCGCGAGTACCTCGCGTTCGCGAGGGCTCAACCGGGACAGGGGATCTCGCTTGCTGGACACCATCAGGCGTACGACGTCGGGGTCGAGCACCATGCCTCCGGCGGCGACTGTCGTGACCGCCGACGCGAACTCCGACACGTCGCCGATGCGCTCCTTGAGCAGGTAGCCGACACCTGCGTCCGACGGTACGTCGAGCAACTCGGTCGCGTACGTCGGCTGCACGTACTGGCTGAGCACCATGACCCCGAGCCGCGGCCACCGTCGCCGCAGAGCGATGGCGGCGACCAGCCCTTCGTCGGAGAACGTCGGCGGCATACGTACGTCGGTGATGACGAGGTCGGGTGCATGCTCGGTGACGGCATCCTCGAGCGCCGACGCGTCACCGAGGTCGGCGACCACGGAGTGTCCGAACCGGTCGAGCACGCCGACCACCCCTTCGCGCAGCAGCAGCGAGTCCTCACAGAGCACTACTCGAAGGCCCACGGCACCTCCACGTGAACCGAGGTCGGACCACCGGTCGGGCTCGACACCGAGAGCGTGCCACCGACCACCGCGAGCCGCGCGTGCAGTCCCGCCAGCCCGGACTGCGGCCTCGGCACGGCACCGCCACGCCCGTCATCGGCTATCTCGAGGGTCAGTACGCCGGCCCGTACCCGACCCGTCACCGACGCCCGGCTCGCGTCGGCGTGGCGATCGATGTTCGTCAACGCCTCCGCGACGCAGAAGTACGCCGCCGACTCGACGTCCGCGGCGGCCCTTCCGGACAGGTCGATGTCGACCGTCACCGGGGCAGCCGTACGACCGGCGACATCACGTACGGCTTCGCGCAACCCCCGCTCCGTCAGCACCTGCGGGTGGATGCCGCGGATCAGGTTGCGTACGTCCTCGAGCGCGAGGCGGGTCTGCTGCTGTGCCTGCTCGAGCTGCTCGGCCGTGCGTGACCCCTCGGGTACGTCGAGGCGTGCCATGCCGAGGGCCACGTTGAGCGCTACGAGTCGCTGTTGCGCACCGTCGTGCAGATCGCTTTCGATGCGGCGCCGTTCCACGTCGAACGCGTCGGAGAGCGCCGCTCGCGAGGCCGTCACCTCGGAGAGCCGCCGACCGAGCGCGAGGTCGTCGGGGCTCACGACCGCGCGGGTGATCTCGGCTCGCGCCGTCGCCCAGCCGGTGATGACGTACAGCGCGAGCGGAATCAGCACGACGCCGACACCGCAGGAGAAGAGGTACCAGTACCAGGTCACGTAGTAGATGGTGCTTTGCACGAAGACACTGCCGACGAGCCCTACGGTGATCGCGAGAACGCCGAGGTCGATCCAGCACAGTGCCGCAGCACTGACCACGGCGTACCCGAGCTCACGCCACGTCGATCGTTCCCGCAGCCGGGTGAGCAGCCATGCACGCAGGCCGGGTTGGTCGGGATCTGCGTGCGGGTCGAAGGTCGGCCGCTCGTCGACCAGGCGCAGGCGTACGCGCTCCCACCGGGCGACCACAATGCCGCTCAGCAGGCACGCGGCGAAGAAGGCGAACCCGATCAGCGCGATCGCGAGCACCGCGCCCGCAACCACCATCGCGATGATCGCGGCGGCCGTGAGCGCGCCGAGGATGGCGCCGCTGAGCAGGTACGCCAAGCAGCGCCACGGCCAAGCCGAGAGCAGAAATCTCCACGGCGACAACAGCATCGCCTGGCGCGCGGTCGTGACGGTCACGCACTGACGGTACCGAGCGCCTTGCTCGTCGCGCGGTAGTGCGTGCTCTACCTCGTTCACTCCAGCGTGCGTGACTGCGCAAGGAGTACGCGGCGCGGTTCGCTGATGGCATGTCAGACCTACTCATCGAAGTCGCCCACGCAGTTGCTGTCGAGGGCGTGACCAAGACGTACGGCAGCGAGCAGCAACCCGTCGTCGCGCTGGACGACGTGACGATCGACTTCGCGGCGCGCACGTTCACCGCGGTCATGGGCCCCTCCGGATCCGGCAAGTCGACGCTGATGCATTGCGCCGCCGGGCTCGAGCGGCCGGATGCCGGCATCGTCCGCATCGGTGGTACGGACCTCGGGCCGCTGAACGAGCGACGCCGAACCGAGCTCCGCCGACGCCAGGTCGGGTTCGTGTTCCAGGCATTCAACCTCGTTGCGTCGTTGACCGCGCAGCAGAACGTCGCGCTGCCGCTTCGGCTCGACGGGAAACGCCCGCGGCAGGAGACCGTGCTCGCGGCGCTGGACGCGGTCGGCTTGGGCGATCGAGCCGGCCATCGACCGGCCGAGCTGTCCGGCGGGCAGCAGCAGCGGGTCGCGCTCGCGCGAGCGCTGGTCACCGAGCCGACGGTGCTGTTCGCCGACGAGCCGACGGGCGCACTCGACCTGCGCTCGTCTCGGGAGGTCCTCCGGCGTCTCCGCGACCTCGTCGACGAGAGCGGGCAGACGGTCATCACC harbors:
- a CDS encoding response regulator; protein product: MTIRVLLVDDEYLIRSGLRAIVDSEDDLEVVAEASDGTEVLPLVRSLRPDVVMMDVRMPTMNGIDTTRMLIDKLDDPPAILVVTTYENDEYVYDALRVGARGFVLKRITPEGLIEAIRVVAKGESLLFPAAVRQLVAAQADKRKKRELPALTDREGEILRLMATGASNAEIAKELYITVETVKTHVGNVLAKLGARDRTQAVIAAYESGFVEA
- a CDS encoding sensor histidine kinase, which codes for MTVTTARQAMLLSPWRFLLSAWPWRCLAYLLSGAILGALTAAAIIAMVVAGAVLAIALIGFAFFAACLLSGIVVARWERVRLRLVDERPTFDPHADPDQPGLRAWLLTRLRERSTWRELGYAVVSAAALCWIDLGVLAITVGLVGSVFVQSTIYYVTWYWYLFSCGVGVVLIPLALYVITGWATARAEITRAVVSPDDLALGRRLSEVTASRAALSDAFDVERRRIESDLHDGAQQRLVALNVALGMARLDVPEGSRTAEQLEQAQQQTRLALEDVRNLIRGIHPQVLTERGLREAVRDVAGRTAAPVTVDIDLSGRAAADVESAAYFCVAEALTNIDRHADASRASVTGRVRAGVLTLEIADDGRGGAVPRPQSGLAGLHARLAVVGGTLSVSSPTGGPTSVHVEVPWAFE
- a CDS encoding ABC transporter ATP-binding protein, whose amino-acid sequence is MSDLLIEVAHAVAVEGVTKTYGSEQQPVVALDDVTIDFAARTFTAVMGPSGSGKSTLMHCAAGLERPDAGIVRIGGTDLGPLNERRRTELRRRQVGFVFQAFNLVASLTAQQNVALPLRLDGKRPRQETVLAALDAVGLGDRAGHRPAELSGGQQQRVALARALVTEPTVLFADEPTGALDLRSSREVLRRLRDLVDESGQTVITVTHDPIVAAAADRIVFLADGRIVDDVRTRMDASTIATRMTHLEDR